From a region of the Listeria monocytogenes ATCC 19117 genome:
- the isdE gene encoding heme ABC transporter substrate-binding protein IsdE: MRKMAVISLMLLLFLVGCGKEEAAQKPEQKSEKEPKIVATTVAITEIMDKLDLPLVGIPTSSKKLPERYADVKETGSPMGPDLEIIRMLKPDMVLSTKTLEADLKAGFEGADLKADFLDFTSIASMQTEIKKLGAEFDRKEEAAKLNGDLTNEIDKVKSSVAKKKKPTVLILMGVPGSYLVVTEHAYIGDLVKLAGGENVIKDQKVEYLASNTEYLQSANPDIILRAAHGMPAEVVKMFDEEFKTNDIWKHFDAVKNNRVYDLDENLFGMTASLNAPEALQEMEKMLYDN; encoded by the coding sequence ATGAGGAAAATGGCTGTCATATCTTTGATGTTATTACTTTTTTTAGTTGGCTGTGGAAAGGAAGAGGCGGCTCAAAAGCCTGAACAAAAATCGGAGAAGGAGCCAAAAATTGTGGCGACTACGGTAGCGATTACGGAAATTATGGATAAACTTGATTTGCCACTCGTTGGAATTCCGACTAGTTCTAAAAAACTTCCGGAGCGTTATGCAGATGTAAAGGAAACTGGGTCGCCTATGGGGCCTGATTTGGAAATTATTCGGATGTTGAAGCCAGACATGGTCCTTTCAACGAAAACGCTAGAAGCGGACTTAAAGGCTGGGTTTGAAGGGGCCGATTTAAAAGCGGACTTTCTAGACTTTACGAGTATTGCCTCGATGCAAACAGAAATTAAAAAACTTGGAGCAGAATTTGATCGTAAAGAGGAAGCAGCTAAATTAAATGGTGATTTAACGAATGAGATTGATAAGGTGAAGTCGAGCGTGGCGAAAAAGAAAAAGCCAACTGTTCTTATTCTGATGGGGGTTCCGGGCAGCTACTTAGTTGTAACGGAACATGCGTATATTGGTGATTTGGTCAAACTTGCTGGTGGAGAAAATGTCATTAAGGACCAAAAAGTAGAATATTTAGCTTCTAATACAGAATACTTACAAAGTGCCAATCCTGATATTATTTTGCGGGCGGCTCATGGTATGCCTGCTGAAGTGGTTAAAATGTTTGACGAGGAATTTAAAACAAATGATATTTGGAAACATTTTGATGCGGTGAAAAATAATCGGGTGTATGATTTGGATGAAAATTTATTTGGTATGACAGCGAGTTTGAATGCACCAGAAGCACTACAGGAAATGGAAAAGATGCTTTATGACAATTAA
- a CDS encoding FecCD family ABC transporter permease, translated as MTIKQKSSFGAVIILLIGTILWAVQAGSLSMSIPAFLSGVFSGGNEMVNVVIDLRFPRIIIALIAGAALSVSGLLLQAVMRNPLADAGVIGISAGAKFFSFVIILFLPELYFWLPLFSFIGGALAFFLVFLFSYRSDFNPLRFIIIGIAINAVFTGLSDALSSQVALVSSQSASSAASLAMKKWSDVETLLIYVTIGLICALLLAKWCNVLGLENKMARGFGVPVNKTRIWLALIAVLLASITTAVVGVIAFVGLLVPHIARKLVGGNYQILVPFSILFGALLLLFADTLGRTLFQQMEIPASVIMLIIGGPFLIFLMRKGDFYGSKGR; from the coding sequence ATGACAATTAAGCAAAAAAGTTCTTTTGGGGCTGTAATTATTTTATTGATTGGGACTATTTTGTGGGCAGTTCAGGCGGGAAGTTTGTCGATGTCGATTCCAGCTTTTTTGAGTGGGGTTTTTAGTGGCGGAAATGAGATGGTGAATGTCGTGATTGATTTGCGATTTCCGCGGATTATTATTGCCCTGATAGCTGGTGCGGCGCTATCGGTTTCAGGGTTGTTACTTCAAGCTGTGATGCGGAATCCGCTTGCTGATGCTGGGGTGATTGGGATTTCTGCGGGTGCGAAATTTTTTAGTTTTGTGATTATTTTATTTTTACCGGAATTATATTTTTGGTTGCCACTTTTTTCTTTTATTGGGGGAGCACTGGCTTTTTTTCTAGTCTTTTTGTTTAGTTATCGTTCTGATTTTAATCCGCTTCGTTTTATTATTATTGGGATTGCGATTAATGCGGTTTTTACAGGGCTGAGTGATGCGTTATCTTCGCAAGTGGCGCTTGTTTCTAGTCAGTCGGCCAGTAGTGCTGCAAGTTTGGCAATGAAAAAATGGTCCGACGTGGAAACTTTATTGATATATGTAACGATTGGACTGATTTGCGCGCTTTTACTTGCTAAATGGTGCAATGTGTTGGGGCTTGAGAATAAGATGGCTAGAGGCTTTGGTGTGCCGGTTAATAAGACACGTATTTGGCTGGCATTGATTGCTGTACTCCTTGCGTCAATTACCACGGCGGTAGTTGGTGTTATTGCGTTTGTTGGTTTACTTGTACCACATATTGCCAGAAAACTAGTTGGCGGAAATTATCAAATACTTGTGCCGTTTTCAATATTATTTGGGGCTTTATTGCTACTTTTCGCGGATACGCTAGGCAGAACGTTATTTCAACAAATGGAAATCCCTGCGTCTGTGATTATGCTTATTATTGGTGGTCCGTTCTTAATCTTTTTAATGCGAAAGGGTGATTTTTATGGAAGTAAGGGACGTTAA